A stretch of DNA from Paenibacillus albus:
TAATGATCTTTCCTTTACCGATCTTTCTCATTATCTCGGCACAAGCTTGCGCGCAAAAAAAGCGCCTTTCAAATTGGTGTCGACGACACGGTCCCAGAAGCTCTCCGTCACTTCGAAAAAGTCGATTGTAGGATCGATAGCGGCATTGTTGACGAGAATATCGATTTTGCCGAATTTCTCCGTCGTTAAGTCTACCATTGCGCGAATCTGGCTTACGTCGGATACGTCTGCTTTGTGGGCGAAGCTCTGACGGCCTAGCTTCACAATTTCATTAACAATCTCGTTCGCTCCTTGCTCACTGTTCGCATAGTTCACGACAACATCAGCGCCGCATTCAGCAAGCTTCAAAGCGATCCTCTTACCGATTCCTCTGCCTGCGCCAGTGACAAGCGCGACTTTCCCCGTAAGATCATCCATGTTCGAGCTCCCCTTTTATCGGTTCATTAGCGATTCTTCAGTCGTTCAAGTACAAGCCTCTTGGCTTTCGAGATATGCTCCACGATCCGTTCGAGTACGATAGGGTTACGTTGAATTATGAGATCGGAGAAGCCTTTGTGATCTTTGAAGTATTCGTGAAAGCTGCTGAAATTGCTTCGATTAGAAATGGTCAAAGCAGTGTACATCGTGTTCGCCATTAAGTTCCATGCTTGCAGCATCGGAACGTTCTCGCTCATGATCATAATGCTGCGGTGAAACTGAATATCGACGGCAGTAATGGCTTGGACCAAGTCATCGGCAGACTCGTTGTCCTCTTGAAATCTTGCATCAATTACACGGATCTGTTCGATGATGGAGAACAGGGGATAGAAGTCTGCCATCTCGTTCGCAATGATTAGCTCCAGTGCTTTGTATTCAAGCATCAAACGAAAATCGAACGTATCCTCGGCAGCTTTAAGAGAAAATCCAACCACAACGGTACGGCCATTAGGCAGCGAGCGTACCAGACCTTCCTGCTCCAGGTTTTGCAAGGCGGTTCGAACGGGCCCGCGGCTGACGCCGAGCTCTGCTGCGATTTGATTCTCCACAATGTGCGCATCAGGGGTTAGCACGCCTAAAATAATGTCCGTACGAATTTTGTTCAACACGTCTTTGGTTTGAGGAGTTCTTGCATAGGGTTCTGGTGTCTGTTTCTTTAACATCGTCGTCGTGCCTCATTTCTCTTTCATTCAAATTCATCTGCTGATCTTGCTTACTAGTATAGCGAACAACGAACGATTAGCCAACAATTTTAAAATAATGAAACCAATTCAATTTATTTGTTAACAATTAATTTAATATGTTGACGATAATCTGAGAGGAGCGTAAGATAAAACCAGATACTAATGAAAGCGGTTACGGAAAAGATGGGAGGAAGTCCATGAGATTACTTGAAGGTCGAATTGCGGTCGTCACAGGAGGCGGGAACGGAATAGGCGCGGCAATTGCTATAGCGCTTGCTGGGGAAGGTGCTGCCATCGTCATCGCTGACATTCATATGGAGGGCGCTCATCAAGTTGAGGAACGAATCAGACAAGCCGGTGGGAAATGTCTCGCCGTCCATGCGGATGTTGTTAAAAAAGCCGATATTGAACGCGTATTCGCCGATACGGTACGGGAGTTCGGCACGGTGGACATTCTCATCAACAATGTCGGAGGAACGATACGCAAGGCCATGGTCGAGTTCAGTGAAGATGAATGGGACCAAATTATCGATATCAATTTAAAAAGCACGTTCCTTTGCTCTCAAGCTGCCGGCAAAATAATGCTTAAGCAAAAACGCGGCGCCATCGTTAATATTTCTTCCATTCACGGATTAGGGGGAATTCCGAAACGGAGTCCTTATGCAACGGCAAAGGCAGCGATAAACAGCTTTACTAGTACGATCGGATGTGAATGGGCTGCGGACGGAGTTCGCATGAATGCAATTGTACCAGGCTATATCCTGACAGAAGGATTGGCGCAAACCTTCCGTGCAGGATTGCTCAACCAGGAGGATATGGTCAGACGTACTCCGCAAGGGAAGCTTGGAACGCCGGAAGACATTGCAGAAGCAGCCTTGTTTCTCGTGTCCGACAAAGCGAAATATATTACAGGCACGACTTTGTACGTGGATGGCGGTTATTCAGCGTATCATGGCCCAGAGCTGCAAACCTCCATTAAGCACCAGCTCTAATCAATGAAGTCGAAGCGTTTCATGGACAATTCATGAGAGGAAGTACACGCGTGATAAATAACCAACAAGTTCTATCTGGAGTATGGTGTCTTGCAAGAGATCCCGAGAACAAAGGTAAGCAAGAGAAATGGTTTGAATCGAATATTGTGGAAGAATCGGAGCTTGCGCCTGTTCCCGGACTCATTCAACAAGTATATCCAGACTATCATGGCGTGGCATGGTACTGGCATCGTTTCGTTCCGAGAGTTCCGTTCGCGGCGGATCATCAGCAGGTTTTGAAATTCCAATTCGTCGATTACTACGCCGAAATTTGGCTTAATGGTCATTATGTAGGTAGTCATGAAGGCGGGGAGATGCCTTTTGAATGCGATGTGACCGAGCATTTGATTAAAGGCAGAGAGAATCTGTTGGCCATTCGTATCCTTAATCCCATTGATGCTGAAATCGACGGAATTATCCAACAGCAAACGCCTAACCGCCACAAAAGCACGAGAGAGCTGGCGCCTGGCACCGGTTTTAATTTCGGCGGCATCTATGCGGATATTCATCTGGTCGAACTGCCGAAGGTCCGGCTATCGGATCTGTTTGTAAGACCGAACATTGAGACTGGCGACTTACATATTCAATTAACGATCGCGAATGGGACTTCATCTAGAGCGAGAAGTCAAATTACGATCGACGTTAGTCCGAGTGAGTCGGGTGAGGTATTGGTATCGGCTCATGCAGAAGGAGAGTTCGCTGCTGGAGAATCGGTCTTCGAAACGGTGGTAAAGCTCGACAAGCCTCGGTTGTGGAGCTTGGAAGTTCCTTATTTGTACAGAGTGAACGTAACCATGCAAAGTTCATGGAATGATAATGATAGTGAAAGTGCGAGTGATCGGGTACAAACCCATCATTCGTCCGTGAGATGCGGTTTTCGCGATTTCCGGGTCGAGAAAGGCTTCTTCCGATTGAACGGTAAACGAGTTTTTGTTAGATCAACGCATACGGGCAATCATTATCCGGTTGGAACCGCGGTCGCAACAACCGATCCCTATCTCGTTAGGCAGGACCTCATCTATGCCAAAGCGAGCGGATTTAATATGATTCGGTTTATCGCTACCGCTCCGCTGCAGGAACAATTGGATTTCTGCGACGAGATCGGTCTCATGGTTTACAATGAGTGCGCCGCTTCTTGGGGGATGGAAGATTCGCCATTAATGAAAGAGCGGTTCAATAACTCAACATTAGGACTCGTGAGGCGAGATCGCAATCACCCATGCGTCGTAATTTGGGGACTATTGAACGAAACGATGGATGATCCGATATTCCGTCATGCAGCTTCTATTCTTCCTCAGTTAAGAGCCGTCGACGATTCAAGGCTCGTACTGCTAGGGAGCGGCAGGTGGGATCGCCAGCTTGGAATAGGGACGGTATGTAATCCTGGTGAAGTCCATTGGCGGTTCGAATGGGGAGCCGAAGAATCCGGAGCGGCCGAAATACCGAACAGATCGCCGTTTACTTGGGAGTGGGGTTATCCGACGGGGTTATATGAAGGCATGGGAGATGTTCATTTCTATCCGGTCGAACCTCGTACGGCGCCGATTAATAAGCTGGTGCGAACAATCGGACAAAATACGAAGCCTGTTTTTTTGTCGGAATGGGGCTATGGCAGTCTGCTCGATGTTATTCGGACAACGAGATATTTTGAACAATTCGGAGCGCGATGCGACCTCCATGATGTTGCATTGTTCCGCTCGATGGCAGACAGGTTCGAATCGGAATGGAATCGACTAGGCATGCAGGAGGTCTACGCATTCCCGCAGCATATGCTTGAAGACAGTAACCGCATGCATAGCAAGCAAAGGAGGAGGGTATTCGATCATGTCCGTTCTAATCCAAGCTATTGCGGCTACAATTTAACGGGCATGTTAGACCATGGATACTCCGGCGAAGGACTGTGGACCTTCTTCCGAGAGTGGAAGCCTGGCG
This window harbors:
- a CDS encoding sugar-binding domain-containing protein, translated to MINNQQVLSGVWCLARDPENKGKQEKWFESNIVEESELAPVPGLIQQVYPDYHGVAWYWHRFVPRVPFAADHQQVLKFQFVDYYAEIWLNGHYVGSHEGGEMPFECDVTEHLIKGRENLLAIRILNPIDAEIDGIIQQQTPNRHKSTRELAPGTGFNFGGIYADIHLVELPKVRLSDLFVRPNIETGDLHIQLTIANGTSSRARSQITIDVSPSESGEVLVSAHAEGEFAAGESVFETVVKLDKPRLWSLEVPYLYRVNVTMQSSWNDNDSESASDRVQTHHSSVRCGFRDFRVEKGFFRLNGKRVFVRSTHTGNHYPVGTAVATTDPYLVRQDLIYAKASGFNMIRFIATAPLQEQLDFCDEIGLMVYNECAASWGMEDSPLMKERFNNSTLGLVRRDRNHPCVVIWGLLNETMDDPIFRHAASILPQLRAVDDSRLVLLGSGRWDRQLGIGTVCNPGEVHWRFEWGAEESGAAEIPNRSPFTWEWGYPTGLYEGMGDVHFYPVEPRTAPINKLVRTIGQNTKPVFLSEWGYGSLLDVIRTTRYFEQFGARCDLHDVALFRSMADRFESEWNRLGMQEVYAFPQHMLEDSNRMHSKQRRRVFDHVRSNPSYCGYNLTGMLDHGYSGEGLWTFFREWKPGVIEALQDGWSPLRFCLFVEPMHVYVGTPFQVEAVLANEDVLLPGNYPVCLRISGKRGVVWEKRTSVCIPETASGEDGPLVVPILLEQVVLDVKAGEYELAAYMEFGGAPSGGRLVFHVADNQLNRTPHSVSITAIGLDSNTESWLVAKGIQVLPLADHFTENDNGSLIVVGEFSGEELTPATWNALLAKAEAGSTVVFLSPQVWKRGEDSMGWFPFSNKGRCYKFIDWLYHKDCVSKEHPYFEGLQARGIMDIDYYGQVIPDYLFDGQDTPDEVMAASFAVGYPCKTGVATGLLLGTYAWGLGRIVLNTFRILDNLCVNPVADKMLLNIIAYESSRTNLVTEV
- a CDS encoding SDR family NAD(P)-dependent oxidoreductase, which produces MRLLEGRIAVVTGGGNGIGAAIAIALAGEGAAIVIADIHMEGAHQVEERIRQAGGKCLAVHADVVKKADIERVFADTVREFGTVDILINNVGGTIRKAMVEFSEDEWDQIIDINLKSTFLCSQAAGKIMLKQKRGAIVNISSIHGLGGIPKRSPYATAKAAINSFTSTIGCEWAADGVRMNAIVPGYILTEGLAQTFRAGLLNQEDMVRRTPQGKLGTPEDIAEAALFLVSDKAKYITGTTLYVDGGYSAYHGPELQTSIKHQL
- a CDS encoding GntR family transcriptional regulator, which encodes MLKKQTPEPYARTPQTKDVLNKIRTDIILGVLTPDAHIVENQIAAELGVSRGPVRTALQNLEQEGLVRSLPNGRTVVVGFSLKAAEDTFDFRLMLEYKALELIIANEMADFYPLFSIIEQIRVIDARFQEDNESADDLVQAITAVDIQFHRSIMIMSENVPMLQAWNLMANTMYTALTISNRSNFSSFHEYFKDHKGFSDLIIQRNPIVLERIVEHISKAKRLVLERLKNR